The following are from one region of the Halodesulfurarchaeum sp. HSR-GB genome:
- a CDS encoding VWA domain-containing protein, whose amino-acid sequence MSEDNNTFEISRRKTLAALGTIGAASAGAGLGTSAWFSDTESFEDNTITAGELDLKVDWEEHYYDGGAESVEIASNPEEADFFLPAVEPRQMSATANLASRTRVRPIALNFTEGSDLDTFWEETAIEAFPDVESEEPDAGDYDGQQDEIEGDICEYPADLDGVLSHPFRTGGAFDDGVTIGEGPNPQTTKPGDSLVSISDVKPGDFGEVTLSFHLCDNPGYVWLTGELTENLENGLTEPEAADPEEDDAMGDEEMEGELLDKILTRMWYDGDCDNQLDELEGELDLMIAVDVSGSIESDEQTAMMEGINEFVNQLPGNDVQVGSVNFGNNEITGLQGLTDPESLTVDLTGADFAGNTPMPAAIDIADQAVRNDANAREGAEKAVVVFTDGGPNYQNEQYSAGDYDAPRDETAAFSAESGNNTYDNADTEEATVSVPEMEETGLVADTVRDAGTRIATIFVGGDEQDAMTEDAISMYGTLPEFLGAEVASPGFSFTAAFQDLEDLSTDLVESIVVSEEVFFIGTLGQALERLEQGNGIPLDGNLDTAFDEIFDPGDDPDREPFAAGETDCIAMEWWLPINHGNEVQGDSVGFNLGFYTEQARHNDGAGLPPENTSAPNGTTTVEGNNS is encoded by the coding sequence ATGTCAGAGGACAACAACACGTTCGAGATATCGCGGCGAAAGACACTCGCCGCACTTGGTACAATCGGTGCCGCCTCGGCCGGGGCGGGACTGGGAACATCAGCCTGGTTTAGCGATACGGAAAGCTTCGAAGACAATACGATCACGGCTGGCGAACTCGACCTCAAGGTCGACTGGGAGGAACACTACTACGACGGCGGTGCGGAGAGTGTAGAAATCGCCAGCAACCCGGAGGAAGCGGACTTCTTCCTCCCGGCGGTCGAGCCGCGACAGATGTCTGCAACGGCCAATCTGGCCTCCCGAACCCGAGTTCGGCCGATCGCACTGAACTTCACGGAAGGCTCCGATCTGGATACGTTCTGGGAGGAAACGGCGATCGAGGCCTTCCCGGACGTGGAAAGTGAGGAGCCCGATGCCGGGGATTACGACGGGCAGCAGGACGAGATCGAGGGCGACATCTGTGAGTACCCCGCCGACCTCGACGGCGTCCTGAGCCATCCGTTCCGGACTGGCGGGGCGTTCGACGATGGCGTGACCATCGGAGAGGGGCCCAACCCCCAAACCACGAAGCCCGGCGATTCACTCGTCAGCATCAGTGACGTCAAGCCAGGTGACTTCGGCGAAGTCACGCTGAGCTTCCACCTGTGTGACAACCCCGGCTACGTCTGGCTGACCGGTGAACTTACCGAGAACCTCGAGAACGGACTCACAGAGCCAGAAGCTGCGGATCCGGAAGAGGATGACGCGATGGGCGACGAGGAGATGGAAGGCGAACTCCTCGATAAGATCCTCACCCGGATGTGGTACGACGGCGACTGTGACAACCAGCTCGACGAGTTGGAGGGCGAACTGGACCTGATGATCGCGGTCGACGTCTCGGGCTCGATTGAGTCTGATGAACAGACCGCGATGATGGAAGGGATTAACGAGTTCGTCAACCAGCTCCCAGGGAACGACGTGCAGGTCGGATCGGTCAACTTCGGCAACAACGAGATTACGGGATTGCAGGGCCTGACCGACCCGGAATCCCTGACTGTGGACCTCACTGGAGCCGATTTCGCTGGAAACACCCCGATGCCCGCGGCCATCGACATCGCAGATCAGGCCGTGCGTAACGACGCCAACGCCCGTGAGGGGGCCGAAAAGGCTGTCGTGGTCTTCACCGATGGCGGTCCGAACTACCAAAACGAGCAGTACAGTGCTGGTGACTATGACGCGCCGCGCGATGAGACGGCTGCATTCTCCGCTGAAAGCGGTAACAACACCTACGACAACGCCGATACCGAGGAAGCGACCGTCTCCGTGCCGGAGATGGAGGAGACCGGTCTCGTCGCCGACACCGTCCGCGACGCCGGAACTCGTATCGCGACCATATTCGTCGGCGGCGACGAACAGGATGCGATGACTGAAGACGCCATCAGCATGTACGGAACGCTTCCGGAATTCCTCGGAGCCGAGGTCGCCTCGCCGGGCTTCTCCTTCACCGCCGCGTTCCAGGATCTGGAGGACCTGTCGACGGACCTGGTCGAGTCTATCGTCGTCAGCGAAGAGGTCTTCTTCATCGGCACGCTCGGACAGGCGCTCGAACGCCTCGAACAGGGGAACGGCATTCCGCTCGACGGGAATCTCGACACCGCATTCGACGAAATCTTCGACCCGGGCGACGACCCGGACCGCGAGCCCTTCGCGGCTGGCGAGACGGACTGCATCGCCATGGAGTGGTGGCTGCCCATCAACCACGGCAACGAAGTGCAGGGTGACTCCGTCGGATTCAACCTGGGCTTCTACACCGAACAGGCCCGCCACAACGACGGCGCGGGGCTGC
- a CDS encoding transposase, which yields MAIEVTRTYVGSIQNQRQVCDGLNSLGDSASKIWNVARWTTDRIWNQTGEIPDEGTLKVYMKNQPCWKDLNAQSSQKVIEELSDAFQSWFDLRQKDPEANPPGYRKHGDIRPKSTVTFEADGFKHDPENNRVRLSKGSNLKENWSDFILCEYQTRPDVDLTEVNRVQNVRAVWNGDEWELHFVCKVELETTDASGDGVAGIDLGITNIATVAFPDEYVLYPGNSLKEDQHYFTRTKYDTEGENGPSEKSMWARRKLAERETHFYHTLTDTIITECVEPGVGALAVSWPKDVRQSDWGKTGNKKLHSWAFDRIFQYLAYKGEIRGVEVLKENEWNTSKTCSRCGDDTKSNRVERYLYVCSSCGLVGNADCNGAENMRQKITPSPHGEDRSNGCVAQPSTYLFDRESGTFTTREQAVS from the coding sequence ATGGCGATTGAGGTCACGCGCACCTACGTTGGTTCGATCCAGAACCAGCGACAGGTCTGCGATGGCCTCAACTCGCTCGGAGACTCTGCCTCGAAAATCTGGAACGTCGCACGCTGGACAACCGACCGCATCTGGAACCAAACCGGCGAAATCCCAGATGAAGGGACGCTCAAGGTGTATATGAAGAACCAACCGTGCTGGAAAGACTTGAACGCACAATCCAGTCAGAAAGTCATCGAAGAACTTTCTGACGCTTTTCAGTCGTGGTTCGACCTGCGACAGAAGGACCCAGAGGCAAATCCGCCCGGCTACCGCAAACACGGCGATATACGGCCAAAGAGTACGGTCACGTTCGAAGCAGACGGCTTCAAACATGACCCCGAAAACAACCGCGTCCGACTCTCGAAAGGCTCGAACCTCAAAGAAAACTGGTCGGACTTCATCCTCTGTGAGTACCAGACTCGCCCGGACGTTGACCTGACCGAAGTCAACCGAGTTCAGAACGTTCGAGCTGTCTGGAACGGTGACGAGTGGGAACTACACTTCGTCTGTAAAGTCGAACTCGAAACCACCGACGCGTCAGGCGACGGCGTTGCTGGAATCGACCTCGGCATCACGAACATCGCCACGGTCGCGTTCCCCGACGAATACGTCCTCTACCCCGGCAACTCGCTCAAAGAAGACCAGCACTACTTCACCCGCACAAAGTACGACACCGAAGGTGAGAACGGCCCGTCAGAGAAATCGATGTGGGCACGCAGGAAGCTTGCAGAGCGCGAGACACACTTCTACCACACGCTGACGGATACCATCATTACCGAGTGTGTCGAGCCCGGTGTCGGTGCGCTCGCGGTGAGTTGGCCCAAAGACGTGCGCCAGTCCGACTGGGGCAAGACAGGCAACAAGAAGCTACACTCGTGGGCGTTCGACCGCATCTTCCAGTACCTAGCGTACAAAGGCGAGATACGTGGTGTCGAGGTGCTGAAAGAGAACGAGTGGAACACCTCAAAGACGTGTTCACGGTGTGGTGACGACACGAAGTCGAACCGTGTCGAACGTTACCTGTACGTTTGCTCGTCATGCGGGTTAGTCGGAAACGCAGATTGCAATGGGGCGGAGAATATGCGCCAGAAGATAACTCCGAGTCCTCACGGTGAGGATAGGAGTAACGGCTGTGTGGCACAGCCATCGACATACTTGTTCGACCGCGAGAGCGGGACGTTCACCACGAGAGAACAGGCCGTGTCGTAG